In Paractinoplanes brasiliensis, the following proteins share a genomic window:
- a CDS encoding PLD nuclease N-terminal domain-containing protein — protein MTRTWHNLNNRTRTTLTVLAMAELTCTAIAAIDLARRSPSQVRGAKAAWWPVLFVQPIGAPAYLLWGRRP, from the coding sequence ATGACTCGCACCTGGCACAACCTGAACAACCGGACGCGTACGACCCTGACGGTGCTGGCCATGGCCGAGCTGACGTGTACCGCCATAGCCGCCATCGACCTGGCGCGGCGCTCGCCGTCGCAGGTGCGTGGCGCCAAGGCTGCCTGGTGGCCGGTTCTCTTCGTCCAGCCGATCGGGGCGCCCGCCTATCTCCTCTGGGGTCGTCGGCCCTGA
- a CDS encoding ABC transporter ATP-binding protein: MATIAVSELTRAYGSVLAVDRVSFTVGEGEIFALLGPNGAGKTTIVEILEGYRSRDSGEVQVLGCDPASGGSAYRARIGVVLQSAGFEEEFTVRELVRLQCGLFPRRHDPDELIDLVGLADKRATRVKGLSGGQRRRLDLALGLAGAPELLFLDEPTTGFDPAARHHAWDLVARLRELGTTILLTTHYLEEAQRLADRVGVLKAGRLLTVGTPDELRAGSRLPTVISFGLPAGCSADGLPALSVPPQFREDRVRVVTHDPLPDARRLTEWAAAIGTAPADFTVAPPTLEDAYLALTEEPADVG; the protein is encoded by the coding sequence ATGGCCACCATCGCGGTTTCCGAGCTGACCCGCGCGTACGGGTCTGTCCTGGCGGTCGATCGGGTGAGTTTCACGGTCGGTGAGGGCGAGATCTTTGCGCTTCTCGGGCCGAACGGCGCCGGCAAGACCACCATTGTGGAGATCCTCGAGGGTTATCGGTCGCGGGACTCGGGCGAGGTGCAGGTGCTGGGTTGTGATCCGGCGTCGGGTGGCTCGGCCTATCGCGCGCGGATCGGGGTGGTTCTGCAGTCCGCCGGTTTCGAGGAGGAGTTCACTGTCCGCGAGCTGGTCCGTTTGCAGTGCGGTCTGTTCCCGCGCCGGCACGACCCGGACGAGTTGATCGACCTGGTCGGTCTCGCCGACAAGCGCGCCACGAGGGTGAAGGGCTTGTCCGGCGGGCAGCGTCGCCGCCTCGACCTCGCGCTGGGTCTGGCCGGCGCGCCGGAGTTGCTGTTCCTCGACGAGCCGACCACCGGTTTCGACCCGGCCGCCCGTCACCATGCCTGGGATCTGGTGGCCCGCCTGCGGGAACTGGGCACGACGATCCTGCTGACCACCCACTATTTGGAGGAGGCGCAGCGCCTCGCCGACCGCGTCGGTGTGCTCAAGGCCGGCCGTCTGCTCACCGTGGGCACCCCTGACGAGCTGCGGGCCGGCAGCCGGTTGCCCACGGTCATCAGCTTCGGGCTGCCGGCCGGGTGTTCCGCGGACGGTCTGCCGGCGCTGAGCGTGCCACCGCAGTTCCGCGAGGACCGCGTACGGGTCGTCACCCACGATCCGCTCCCGGACGCTCGCCGGCTCACCGAGTGGGCGGCGGCCATCGGGACGGCGCCGGCCGATTTCACGGTCGCGCCGCCGACCCTCGAGGACGCCTACCTGGCGCTGACCGAGGAGCCCGCCGATGTCGGTTGA
- a CDS encoding universal stress protein, with the protein MNGSIAVGIGGAGSWQAFAWAVDEAERSGDRLVLLHVCVPGSPLAARSGEPAPAEVEIFDPGLARALTSARARLGARRAILHIRVGTASAALISASAGVRLLVIGEGEGGHTVRRVLRHSCCPVVVARAGDPSADEVLAGIDGSDAGEMALEFAYAYADQHHLPLGTVHVGRPGGASGHSRYVESVSDGLIGAGRKARLLVLGDKRRGVVGRLRTGDVPLTVALDASCPVALVPVDQTETTQL; encoded by the coding sequence ATGAACGGATCGATCGCCGTCGGCATCGGTGGCGCCGGCAGCTGGCAGGCCTTCGCGTGGGCTGTCGACGAGGCTGAACGCTCCGGTGACCGGCTCGTGCTCCTGCACGTCTGCGTCCCGGGCTCGCCGCTGGCCGCCAGGTCCGGTGAGCCGGCTCCGGCCGAGGTGGAGATCTTCGATCCCGGGCTGGCTCGCGCCCTCACCAGCGCCCGGGCCCGGCTCGGCGCCCGCAGGGCGATCCTGCACATTCGCGTCGGTACGGCGTCGGCCGCGCTGATCAGCGCTTCGGCCGGTGTCCGGCTGCTCGTGATCGGCGAGGGCGAGGGCGGCCACACCGTACGGCGGGTGCTGCGTCACTCCTGTTGCCCGGTGGTTGTCGCCCGCGCCGGCGACCCTTCCGCTGACGAAGTGCTGGCCGGCATCGACGGCAGCGACGCCGGCGAGATGGCTCTCGAGTTCGCCTACGCGTACGCCGACCAGCATCATCTGCCGCTGGGTACCGTCCATGTCGGCCGGCCGGGTGGCGCATCCGGCCACAGCCGCTACGTGGAATCGGTCTCCGACGGTCTCATCGGCGCCGGACGCAAGGCCCGGTTGCTGGTCCTCGGCGACAAGCGCCGCGGCGTGGTGGGACGTCTCCGGACCGGCGACGTGCCTCTGACCGTCGCCCTGGACGCCTCCTGCCCGGTAGCACTGGTGCCGGTCGACCAGACGGAGACAACTCAACTGTGA
- a CDS encoding DUF1918 domain-containing protein: MRAQIGDRLVLEGTHLGDARRVGIVIAVAHDDGSPPYEVRWLDTGRATLIFPGPEARIESQPPVADVSGPA, encoded by the coding sequence ATGCGTGCTCAGATCGGCGACCGGCTCGTGCTCGAGGGAACTCACCTGGGCGACGCCCGCCGCGTCGGCATTGTCATCGCGGTGGCCCACGACGACGGCTCGCCACCGTACGAGGTCCGCTGGCTCGACACCGGCCGCGCCACCCTCATTTTCCCGGGTCCCGAGGCCCGCATCGAATCTCAGCCACCGGTAGCGGACGTGTCCGGGCCGGCGTGA
- a CDS encoding cation-translocating P-type ATPase, which produces MGTTAATTPIGLTAVEAATRLEQDGPNTVAAPKPRRLPSRIGRQLADPLVALLLAAAVVTTLLGDLPDTAVIILVVTVNTVIGVFQEVRADAAIAALDRMAAPTARVVRDGQDRIVPAAELVRGDLVRLEAGDVVPADLLLDEAQRASFDESALTGESVPVHHEVGEEAASGTVLTTGRAAGSVLRTGPDSSLGRITALVARTKPAPTPLQRRIAALGRTLGLAAVAISAVVFALGVLAGQPLARMAITAVSLVVAAVPESLPAVVTLALALGARRMARTQAIPRRLHAVETLGSVTVVASDKTGTLTENRMSVQRAVTPDGAGYTITGTGYAPSGAVRPEVSDALRLLALAGLLCNDANLVPPSEEHTGWKAAGDPMEAALLAFAARCGLDVAAERAAAPRVDEHPFDQASRRMTTVHERADGQFLVVAKGAPESILDRDADAALLDAAAGLAADGLRVLAVSAAVTATRPDPAQSPTLPVIGLVGIGDPLRPTARDTTAAFGSSGVRLLLITGDHPATAAAIGGKLGLPEEHIYARTRPEQKLDIIADLQQRGEVVAMTGDGVNDAPALRRADIGVAMGSGTEVARQASELVLVDDNLGTMAEAIGEGRRIYDNIRRFLRYALSGGIAELLVMLAGPLLGMPVALLPGQLLWINLLTHGIPGVALGAEPAEAGVLQRKPRSPQESVLGDGLLASVFAGGLCLAAVTLAAGVLADRWDRPWQSIMFVTLGLAQLGVALAVRAKAAPGVPRNRSLLAAVATSGILQVAGVLLPPLQTLLGTEPLTAAELAACAIVAVIPGAALRIIQR; this is translated from the coding sequence GTGGGCACGACCGCGGCCACCACGCCCATCGGCCTCACCGCCGTCGAAGCGGCGACCCGGCTCGAGCAGGACGGCCCGAACACGGTCGCCGCGCCCAAGCCGCGCCGGCTTCCGAGCCGGATCGGACGGCAGCTCGCCGATCCCCTGGTCGCCCTGTTGCTGGCTGCCGCGGTGGTGACGACGCTGCTCGGTGACCTGCCCGACACCGCGGTGATCATTCTGGTCGTCACCGTGAACACGGTGATCGGAGTCTTCCAGGAGGTTCGTGCGGACGCCGCCATCGCGGCACTGGACCGCATGGCCGCCCCGACCGCCCGAGTCGTGCGCGACGGCCAGGACCGCATCGTGCCGGCGGCCGAGCTGGTCCGCGGCGATCTCGTACGCCTCGAGGCCGGCGATGTCGTCCCTGCCGACCTGCTGCTCGACGAGGCGCAACGCGCTAGCTTCGACGAGTCGGCGCTGACCGGCGAGTCGGTGCCGGTGCATCACGAGGTCGGCGAGGAGGCGGCGTCCGGGACCGTGCTGACCACCGGGCGTGCGGCCGGATCAGTGCTACGGACCGGCCCGGACAGCTCGCTCGGCCGCATCACCGCCCTGGTCGCGCGCACCAAGCCGGCGCCAACCCCGCTGCAGCGACGCATCGCTGCTCTGGGCCGGACCCTCGGCCTCGCAGCCGTCGCCATCTCGGCAGTCGTGTTCGCGCTGGGCGTCCTGGCCGGCCAGCCGCTCGCCCGCATGGCCATCACCGCGGTCAGCCTGGTGGTGGCGGCCGTGCCGGAGAGCTTGCCCGCCGTGGTGACCCTGGCGCTGGCGCTCGGCGCCCGCCGCATGGCGAGAACCCAGGCGATTCCGCGGCGACTGCACGCTGTCGAGACCCTCGGGTCGGTCACCGTCGTCGCCTCCGACAAGACCGGCACCCTCACCGAAAACCGGATGTCGGTGCAACGAGCCGTCACTCCGGACGGCGCCGGCTACACGATCACCGGGACCGGATACGCACCCAGCGGCGCCGTCCGGCCCGAGGTGTCCGATGCGCTGCGGCTGCTCGCCCTCGCCGGCCTGCTCTGCAACGACGCCAACCTCGTCCCACCCAGCGAGGAACACACCGGCTGGAAGGCCGCCGGCGACCCCATGGAAGCCGCCCTGCTCGCCTTCGCCGCCCGCTGCGGCCTCGACGTCGCCGCCGAACGCGCCGCCGCTCCGCGCGTCGACGAGCACCCCTTCGACCAGGCCAGTCGTCGCATGACCACCGTGCACGAGCGCGCCGACGGGCAGTTCCTCGTCGTCGCCAAGGGCGCCCCGGAGAGCATCCTGGACCGGGACGCCGACGCGGCTCTGCTCGATGCGGCTGCCGGGCTGGCCGCCGACGGCCTCCGTGTGCTGGCCGTTTCCGCCGCCGTCACCGCGACGCGGCCCGATCCGGCGCAGTCGCCGACGCTGCCGGTGATCGGCCTGGTCGGCATCGGGGATCCGCTGCGACCCACGGCCCGTGACACCACCGCGGCGTTCGGGTCCTCCGGCGTACGGCTCCTGCTGATCACCGGCGACCACCCGGCCACCGCCGCCGCCATCGGCGGCAAGCTGGGCCTGCCGGAAGAGCACATCTACGCCCGCACACGGCCCGAGCAGAAGCTCGACATCATCGCGGACCTGCAGCAACGCGGAGAGGTGGTCGCGATGACCGGGGACGGGGTCAACGACGCCCCCGCTCTGCGCCGCGCCGACATCGGCGTGGCGATGGGCAGCGGCACCGAGGTGGCCCGGCAGGCGTCCGAGCTGGTGCTGGTCGACGACAACCTCGGCACCATGGCGGAAGCGATCGGCGAGGGCCGCCGCATCTACGACAACATCCGGCGGTTCCTGCGCTATGCCCTGTCCGGCGGCATCGCCGAGCTGCTGGTGATGCTGGCCGGTCCGTTGCTGGGCATGCCCGTGGCCCTGCTGCCCGGTCAGCTGCTCTGGATCAACCTGCTGACCCACGGGATCCCGGGCGTCGCTCTGGGCGCCGAGCCGGCCGAAGCCGGTGTGCTGCAGCGCAAACCGCGGTCGCCGCAGGAATCCGTGCTCGGCGACGGCTTGCTGGCCAGCGTGTTCGCCGGAGGGCTCTGCCTGGCCGCGGTGACGCTGGCCGCCGGAGTGCTCGCGGACCGGTGGGACCGCCCCTGGCAGTCGATCATGTTCGTCACGCTCGGCCTGGCACAGCTCGGCGTCGCCCTCGCCGTACGGGCGAAGGCCGCACCCGGCGTCCCCCGCAACCGCTCGCTGCTCGCCGCCGTCGCCACATCGGGGATCCTGCAGGTCGCAGGGGTGCTGCTACCACCGCTGCAGACGCTGCTCGGAACCGAGCCGCTCACCGCGGCGGAGTTGGCGGCCTGCGCGATCGTCGCCGTGATTCCCGGGGCGGCGCTGCGGATCATCCAGCGTTGA
- a CDS encoding Acg family FMN-binding oxidoreductase — MRTDPLAQAAVFSGQAPSLHNSQPWHWIHAGETLDLRLEPRRVLPITDPDARLAILSCGAALHHAGLSLGASGYRFEVTRMPDDKDPDLLARIVLGAKAPADHDATRLERQVSHRRTDRRNPPSSPLDLHRVRTIQQAVVGEGADLALLLPPQVFALAEAAEAAHAVQADDPGWQVEVADWVGTPRRDGTGIPASALPDDRCLLTAPARALRRAGADLIAATHHHAAVFTVLASATDDPAGWLLAGEGLSAGWLTATALNVAVLPLSIVTEVARSRDAIRQLLGWDGFPQLVLRLATASSQPPPPTPRLRTSDFITYAAPNVPPPGDFRPCP; from the coding sequence GTGAGAACAGATCCTCTGGCCCAAGCCGCGGTCTTCTCGGGCCAGGCGCCGTCTCTGCACAACAGCCAGCCCTGGCACTGGATTCACGCTGGGGAGACCCTCGACCTGCGCCTGGAGCCACGACGGGTCCTGCCGATCACCGACCCGGACGCCCGGCTCGCCATCCTCAGTTGTGGCGCCGCGCTGCATCACGCGGGGCTGTCGCTGGGAGCGTCCGGCTACCGCTTCGAGGTCACCCGGATGCCGGACGACAAGGACCCGGACCTGCTGGCGCGCATCGTCCTGGGTGCGAAGGCGCCGGCCGACCACGACGCCACCCGGCTGGAGCGGCAGGTGTCGCACCGGCGCACGGACCGGCGCAACCCGCCGAGCTCGCCCCTCGACCTTCATCGGGTGCGCACCATCCAGCAGGCAGTGGTCGGGGAGGGCGCGGACCTGGCCTTACTGCTCCCGCCGCAGGTCTTTGCCCTGGCTGAGGCAGCGGAAGCGGCCCATGCCGTGCAGGCGGACGATCCCGGCTGGCAGGTGGAGGTCGCCGACTGGGTGGGCACCCCGCGCCGCGACGGAACCGGCATCCCCGCCTCCGCCCTGCCCGACGACCGGTGCCTGCTGACCGCACCGGCACGAGCGCTACGACGGGCCGGCGCCGACCTCATCGCAGCGACACATCACCATGCCGCTGTCTTCACCGTGCTCGCCAGCGCCACCGACGACCCGGCCGGATGGCTGCTCGCCGGCGAGGGGCTGTCGGCCGGCTGGCTCACCGCCACCGCCTTGAACGTGGCCGTGCTCCCGCTCAGCATCGTCACCGAGGTGGCCCGCAGCCGGGACGCGATCCGGCAACTGCTCGGCTGGGACGGCTTTCCGCAGCTGGTGCTCCGGCTGGCCACCGCGTCCAGCCAACCTCCACCGCCGACACCTCGCCTGCGGACCAGCGACTTCATCACGTACGCCGCCCCGAACGTCCCGCCGCCCGGCGACTTCCGCCCCTGTCCCTGA
- a CDS encoding ABC transporter permease, whose amino-acid sequence MSVETLDPVRGEERSRLAALTGHAVRGFLRNPLAAFFTLAFPLAFLVIVSTIIGGQTTEDGVPIVQFLVAPFAVFGVAQASFVLVATDTAVLRERGVLLRLRATPVPRHIVLAARVGASAVVAGLTVLVLTVVGVLAYGVQVVWNKVPAALVTLLVGIACCTALGLALAAWSRTVTATQALAQGLLISLAFISDVFIVGADLPRPLAWAGSVLPLKHFAGALAETFEPGGGLGLSPGHLAVLLGWTVAGVLLARMRFGWEPRERAAAGSATAATTDPVRRNLSPPKEGARRSSLRGQISYALLGLRRDVLSVFFAIVFPALLLALFPTVFGDVRVHGLTMAQYLFAGLAAYTVAVTAFVDMPEGVVGARSAGVLKRLLGTPLPFRWYVAGRVCAALIVGVLGVAVLAVVGIGFLDVRVDPVRLPAVVVAVVLGSLCFSALGLAVAALLPAARSLVAVTLGILLPLCFVSEIFVVGDRPLPGALTAVADVFPLRHLLQALLTATRPDVTGAGFAWSHLAVVAAWAGLGLVVARLRRSNLV is encoded by the coding sequence ATGTCGGTTGAGACCCTTGATCCCGTACGCGGTGAGGAGCGCAGCCGGCTGGCCGCGTTGACCGGGCACGCCGTACGCGGGTTCCTGCGCAATCCGCTGGCGGCGTTCTTCACGCTGGCGTTCCCGCTCGCCTTCCTGGTCATCGTCTCGACCATCATCGGCGGCCAGACCACGGAGGACGGTGTGCCGATCGTCCAGTTCCTGGTGGCGCCGTTCGCCGTGTTCGGTGTGGCTCAGGCGTCGTTCGTCCTCGTGGCCACGGACACCGCCGTGCTTCGCGAACGCGGGGTGTTGCTGCGGTTGCGGGCCACGCCCGTTCCGCGGCACATCGTGCTGGCCGCCCGGGTGGGTGCTTCCGCCGTCGTCGCCGGGCTCACGGTGCTGGTGCTGACCGTCGTGGGCGTTCTCGCGTACGGGGTGCAGGTGGTCTGGAACAAGGTGCCGGCGGCGCTGGTCACCCTGCTGGTGGGTATCGCGTGCTGCACCGCTCTGGGTTTGGCCCTGGCCGCCTGGAGCAGGACGGTGACAGCCACGCAGGCGCTGGCTCAGGGCCTGCTGATCTCGTTGGCGTTCATCTCCGACGTGTTCATCGTGGGCGCGGACCTTCCGCGACCCCTGGCGTGGGCCGGTTCGGTGTTGCCGCTCAAGCACTTCGCCGGGGCGCTGGCCGAGACCTTCGAACCCGGTGGCGGCCTCGGGTTGTCGCCGGGGCATCTTGCGGTGCTGCTCGGGTGGACGGTGGCCGGGGTGCTGCTCGCGCGGATGCGTTTCGGGTGGGAGCCGCGAGAGCGAGCAGCGGCCGGCTCTGCCACGGCGGCGACAACCGATCCCGTACGCCGGAACCTGTCCCCGCCGAAGGAAGGCGCGCGCCGGTCGTCGCTGCGCGGGCAGATCTCGTACGCCCTGCTCGGGTTGCGCCGTGACGTGCTGTCGGTGTTCTTCGCGATCGTCTTCCCGGCGCTGCTGCTCGCCCTGTTCCCAACGGTGTTCGGTGACGTTCGGGTGCACGGCCTGACGATGGCGCAGTACCTGTTCGCCGGTCTGGCCGCGTACACGGTCGCGGTCACCGCTTTCGTGGACATGCCGGAGGGTGTCGTGGGCGCGCGTTCCGCCGGGGTGCTCAAGCGGCTGCTCGGCACACCTTTGCCCTTCCGCTGGTACGTCGCCGGGCGGGTGTGTGCCGCGCTGATCGTCGGCGTGCTGGGTGTCGCCGTGCTCGCCGTCGTCGGCATCGGCTTCCTCGACGTGCGGGTCGATCCCGTGCGGTTGCCGGCCGTGGTGGTCGCGGTGGTCCTGGGCTCGCTGTGCTTCTCGGCGCTGGGTCTCGCCGTGGCCGCCCTGCTGCCGGCCGCGCGTTCCCTCGTCGCCGTCACGCTCGGCATCCTCTTGCCGCTCTGCTTCGTCTCGGAGATCTTCGTCGTCGGCGACCGCCCGCTGCCGGGCGCCCTCACCGCTGTCGCCGACGTGTTCCCGCTGCGCCATCTGCTGCAGGCGTTGCTGACCGCCACCCGTCCCGACGTGACCGGCGCCGGTTTCGCCTGGTCCCACCTCGCGGTGGTGGCCGCCTGGGCGGGCCTCGGTCTGGTCGTGGCACGGCTGCGCCGATCAAACCTGGTGTGA
- a CDS encoding DUF4389 domain-containing protein, whose translation MNRYPLRVEARRDPALSRWLWLVKWLLLIPHYIVLAVLWTGAVVLTLVAYLAVLFTGRYPAPIRAYNLGVLRWSWRVGYYGYQALGTDTYPPFTFADDPDHPARLHLEPEESPPRWLPLVAWLFAIPHLLILGALTVAGTRDNDTRISVLGAVVLVGGLALLFTGRFPLGLHDLLVGIARWNLRVVAYLMLLTHRYPPFRLDQGSVEEPDPTTPPSAPHQRASSTAGSVVALVAGVLLLAPAAGLGIGGGALLGLDSARDRNGYVTSPTLQLSTATAAVTAENLRITDTAFWTRTAADVGGLRVTAASPTGDALFIGIAREESVDAWLAGTAHDQLIGFDSGAGRYDRAPGAISVVADPAAQPFWLATGTGSGATLNWNVVDGDYAVVVANLDGTPGVAADVEGAVQIPDLTGLGAGLLTTGIVLGLVAIGLIVLGGVGIGRRHSPPPPAAGPTGPAPQQTPPVPVRT comes from the coding sequence ATGAACCGCTATCCGCTGCGGGTCGAGGCCCGCCGTGACCCGGCGCTGAGCCGCTGGTTGTGGCTCGTCAAATGGCTGCTTCTCATCCCGCACTACATCGTCCTGGCGGTGCTGTGGACCGGCGCGGTGGTGCTCACTCTGGTGGCCTACCTGGCCGTACTGTTCACCGGCCGCTACCCGGCGCCGATACGCGCCTACAACCTCGGCGTGCTGCGCTGGAGCTGGCGCGTCGGCTACTACGGCTACCAAGCCCTCGGCACCGACACGTACCCGCCCTTCACGTTCGCCGACGACCCGGACCACCCGGCGCGGCTGCACCTCGAACCGGAGGAATCACCGCCGCGTTGGCTCCCCCTGGTCGCCTGGCTGTTCGCGATCCCGCACCTGCTCATCCTGGGAGCCCTGACGGTCGCCGGCACTCGCGACAACGACACCCGGATCAGCGTCCTCGGCGCAGTGGTGCTCGTCGGTGGCCTGGCCCTGCTGTTCACCGGTCGTTTCCCCCTCGGGCTGCACGACCTGCTCGTCGGCATCGCCCGGTGGAACCTGCGGGTCGTCGCCTACCTGATGCTGCTCACCCACCGCTACCCACCGTTCCGCCTGGACCAGGGCTCGGTGGAGGAGCCCGACCCCACGACGCCACCCAGCGCCCCGCACCAGCGGGCCAGTTCGACCGCCGGGTCCGTCGTCGCGCTGGTCGCCGGCGTGCTCCTGCTCGCCCCTGCCGCCGGGCTCGGCATCGGGGGTGGGGCGCTGCTGGGCCTCGACTCGGCACGCGACCGCAACGGCTACGTGACCTCGCCGACCCTGCAACTGAGCACGGCCACTGCCGCCGTCACCGCGGAGAATCTCCGGATCACCGACACCGCGTTCTGGACGCGCACCGCTGCCGATGTCGGCGGGCTGCGCGTGACCGCGGCCTCCCCGACTGGTGACGCGTTGTTCATCGGTATCGCACGCGAGGAGTCGGTCGACGCGTGGCTCGCCGGCACCGCACACGACCAGCTGATCGGGTTCGATTCCGGAGCGGGACGCTACGACCGCGCCCCGGGCGCCATCAGCGTGGTCGCCGATCCGGCCGCGCAGCCGTTCTGGCTGGCCACCGGCACGGGTTCGGGCGCCACCTTGAACTGGAACGTGGTTGACGGCGACTACGCCGTCGTCGTGGCCAACCTCGACGGCACGCCCGGCGTGGCCGCCGACGTGGAAGGCGCCGTCCAGATCCCCGACCTGACCGGCCTGGGCGCGGGGCTGCTGACCACGGGCATCGTGCTCGGCCTGGTCGCGATCGGCCTGATCGTGCTCGGCGGCGTCGGCATCGGACGCCGGCACAGCCCACCACCACCGGCCGCCGGCCCGACCGGCCCGGCGCCGCAGCAAACTCCTCCGGTTCCCGTGAGGACGTGA
- a CDS encoding CoA-binding protein, with amino-acid sequence MPTELVPLAGNTRARSLSRMLAPRSVAVTGTLQQHGHTGHEVLRALRDYRFRGRLYPVHESGRPVCGIPGYRTIADLPAAPDLIVVAADGYQAVEAVRAAGRRGIAGAVVLGVASAREGYELQQVARHHSVRLFGPGSFGVLNTDPRVRLNATLSRTRPPRGGLALASQSGAVGAALLDHVTRNGCGVSGFVSTGDRQELDIDGLITFWRDDARTRALALVPDTLDDPRRLADQARSFSRRKPILQVVGGGPEAIVAGSLLADAGVICTSSPDEMTDAARVLVSQPLPTGNRLAIVGNAGGLTAMAARTANAYGFSTPGGAGERPTDTTAGSIAADLAAAVESVAETRQADLILALVVGTRANCPTAIMTALAGALDRVPGLTAAVVLAGTSDDIHRVGISDTPVYRQPDRAIRALAHARRYAMWRRRQAHDEGRRVRAERP; translated from the coding sequence ATGCCGACCGAACTGGTTCCGCTCGCCGGCAACACCCGCGCCCGCTCGCTGAGTCGCATGCTCGCACCCCGATCAGTGGCGGTGACGGGCACCCTGCAGCAGCACGGTCACACGGGTCATGAGGTGCTTCGAGCTCTGCGTGACTACCGGTTTCGTGGACGTCTCTATCCGGTGCACGAATCGGGCCGGCCGGTCTGCGGCATCCCCGGCTACCGCACGATTGCGGACCTGCCCGCGGCTCCCGATCTGATCGTCGTGGCCGCGGACGGTTACCAGGCAGTCGAGGCAGTGCGTGCGGCCGGTCGCCGTGGCATCGCCGGCGCCGTGGTGCTGGGCGTGGCGAGCGCACGTGAAGGTTACGAGCTGCAGCAGGTCGCCCGGCATCACTCTGTCAGGTTGTTCGGACCGGGCAGCTTCGGGGTGCTCAACACCGATCCGCGTGTGCGGCTCAACGCAACCCTGTCCCGCACACGCCCGCCCCGCGGGGGCTTGGCGCTCGCTTCCCAATCAGGTGCCGTCGGAGCAGCCCTGCTCGATCATGTCACCCGCAACGGTTGCGGTGTCTCCGGGTTCGTGTCCACCGGCGACCGCCAGGAACTCGACATCGACGGTTTGATCACCTTCTGGCGGGACGACGCACGCACCCGCGCTCTCGCCCTCGTTCCCGACACCCTCGACGACCCGCGCCGGCTGGCGGATCAGGCGCGGTCGTTCTCCAGGCGCAAGCCGATACTGCAGGTCGTCGGTGGCGGCCCGGAGGCGATCGTCGCGGGCTCGCTGCTCGCCGACGCGGGCGTCATCTGCACGAGCAGTCCGGACGAAATGACCGACGCGGCCCGGGTGCTGGTGAGCCAGCCATTGCCGACCGGCAACCGCCTGGCCATCGTCGGCAACGCAGGCGGCCTCACCGCGATGGCCGCGCGCACGGCGAACGCGTACGGCTTCAGCACGCCGGGCGGTGCGGGCGAGCGCCCGACGGACACCACCGCCGGGAGCATCGCGGCCGATCTGGCGGCAGCCGTCGAAAGTGTCGCAGAAACCCGGCAGGCCGACCTCATCCTCGCGCTGGTGGTCGGCACTCGAGCGAACTGCCCCACCGCGATCATGACCGCGCTCGCCGGGGCTCTGGACCGTGTTCCCGGCCTGACCGCCGCCGTGGTGCTGGCCGGAACCTCCGATGACATCCACCGTGTCGGCATCAGCGACACGCCGGTCTACCGGCAACCGGACCGGGCGATCCGAGCCTTGGCTCACGCCCGCCGTTACGCCATGTGGCGCCGAAGACAGGCACATGACGAGGGAAGACGAGTCCGGGCCGAACGGCCCTGA